The following are from one region of the Pectobacterium actinidiae genome:
- the deoR gene encoding DNA-binding transcriptional repressor DeoR, with translation METRRDERIGRLAQALKKTDKLHLKDAAQLLGVSEMTVRRDLNADSTSVMLLGGYVVSDLKNNGVTNYFVSDQQSKHVREKQAIGTAAAYLVEANDTVFFDCGTTIPFIIDAIPDELPFTAICYSLNTFLALQEKKACRVILCGGEYHPDNAIFTPLNQRSELDNICPNKAFISAAGIELTAGATCFNFAELGMKQRAMATAQRIIIVADSSKFGQIKRACIGPMTLFDTVISDSAPSESYLRYFSNNGIQFIHAGN, from the coding sequence ATGGAAACGCGGCGCGACGAACGAATCGGCAGACTGGCTCAGGCATTAAAGAAAACCGATAAACTCCATCTTAAAGACGCCGCACAGCTACTCGGCGTGTCCGAAATGACCGTGCGCCGCGATCTGAATGCAGATTCCACCAGCGTCATGCTGCTCGGCGGCTATGTCGTTAGCGACCTGAAGAATAACGGTGTCACGAATTATTTTGTCTCCGATCAGCAGAGCAAACACGTAAGAGAAAAGCAGGCTATCGGTACCGCCGCAGCCTATCTGGTGGAAGCAAACGATACTGTTTTTTTCGACTGTGGCACCACAATTCCCTTCATCATTGATGCCATTCCTGATGAATTACCTTTTACTGCTATTTGCTATTCCCTGAACACGTTTTTAGCGCTACAGGAAAAAAAGGCGTGCAGAGTCATTTTGTGCGGCGGGGAATACCATCCAGATAACGCGATTTTTACCCCGCTCAACCAGCGTAGCGAGCTGGACAACATCTGCCCGAATAAAGCCTTTATCTCTGCGGCGGGTATTGAGCTGACTGCGGGCGCCACCTGCTTTAACTTTGCCGAACTGGGTATGAAGCAACGCGCGATGGCAACCGCACAACGAATCATTATTGTGGCGGATAGCAGCAAGTTCGGTCAGATTAAACGCGCCTGTATCGGCCCGATGACGCTGTTTGATACAGTCATTTCCGACAGCGCACCGAGCGAATCCTACTTACGCTATTTTTCCAACAATGGTATTCAGTTCATCCACGCGGGGAATTAA
- the deoC gene encoding deoxyribose-phosphate aldolase: MTDYARYIDHTLLAANATEQQITTLCDEAIAHRFYAVCVNSGYVPFVADKLKGTEVQVCSVIGFPLGAGLTSSKAFEAKAAIDAGAQEIDMVINVGWLKSGNIAAVKADIQAVREVCAAIPLKVILETCLLDDEQIVVVCEMCRQLDVAFVKTSTGFSTGGAREEHVRLMRSTVGSEMGVKASGAVRDRQTAQRMIEAGATRIGTSSGVAIVSGETATAGNY; encoded by the coding sequence ATGACTGACTACGCACGCTATATCGACCACACACTGTTAGCAGCCAATGCCACCGAACAGCAAATCACCACCCTGTGCGATGAAGCGATCGCTCACCGTTTTTATGCCGTCTGCGTTAACTCAGGTTACGTCCCTTTCGTGGCCGACAAACTGAAAGGCACTGAGGTTCAGGTATGCTCGGTTATTGGTTTCCCTCTTGGTGCAGGCCTGACATCCAGCAAGGCTTTTGAAGCGAAAGCGGCAATTGATGCTGGTGCCCAGGAGATCGATATGGTGATTAACGTTGGCTGGCTGAAAAGCGGGAATATTGCTGCCGTCAAAGCAGATATTCAGGCCGTACGTGAGGTTTGCGCCGCTATACCGTTGAAGGTAATATTGGAAACTTGTCTGCTTGATGACGAACAGATTGTCGTGGTGTGTGAAATGTGTCGTCAGTTGGATGTCGCTTTCGTCAAAACGTCTACCGGTTTCAGTACGGGCGGCGCACGTGAAGAACATGTTCGATTGATGCGTAGCACAGTCGGCAGCGAGATGGGTGTCAAGGCATCCGGCGCGGTTCGCGATCGCCAAACGGCACAGCGTATGATTGAAGCAGGCGCCACGCGCATCGGCACTAGCTCAGGCGTCGCTATTGTTTCAGGTGAAACGGCCACAGCAGGAAACTACTAA
- a CDS encoding aspartate:alanine antiporter: MNINVADLLNGNYILLLFVVLSLGLCLGKLRLGPVQLGNSIGVLVVSLLLGQQHFSINTEALSLGFMLFIFCVGVEAGPNFFSIFFRDGKNYFMLALVMVGSAMLLALGLGKLFGWGIGLTAGMLAGSMTSTPVLVGAGDTLRNTASLGNQLSIEQDHLSLGYALTYLVGLVSLIFGARYLPKLQHQDLPTSAQQIARERGLDPDSQRKVYLPVIRAYRVGPELVDWADGKNLRELGIYRQTGCYIERIRRNGILANPDGDAVLQIGDEIALVGYPDAHSRLNSNFRDGKEVFDRDLLDMRIVTEEVVVKNHNAVGKRLSQLKLTDHGCFLNRIVRSQIEMPIDDNVVLNKGDVLQVSGDARRVKSIADRIGFISIHSQVTDLLAFCAFFVIGIMVGLITIQFSNFTFGIGNAAGLLFAGIMLGFLRANHPTFGYIPQGALNMVKEFGLMVFMAGVGLSAGSTINSSLGEVGIQMLASGLIVSLLPVVICFLFGAYVLKMNRALLFGAMMGARTCAPAMEIISDTARSNIPALGYAGTYAIANVLLTLAGSLIVVIWPELPG; this comes from the coding sequence ATGAATATAAACGTCGCTGATTTGTTAAATGGGAATTACATTCTACTTTTATTCGTGGTTCTTTCATTAGGACTCTGCCTGGGGAAATTGCGCTTAGGACCAGTACAACTCGGTAATTCTATTGGAGTTTTAGTTGTTTCTTTATTACTCGGCCAACAGCATTTTTCGATTAATACCGAAGCGCTGAGCCTCGGTTTTATGTTATTTATTTTTTGCGTGGGCGTGGAAGCCGGGCCGAATTTCTTTTCTATCTTCTTCCGCGACGGAAAGAATTATTTCATGCTAGCGCTAGTGATGGTCGGCAGCGCCATGTTACTGGCGTTAGGCTTAGGTAAACTCTTTGGTTGGGGAATTGGCCTGACGGCAGGGATGCTAGCCGGATCCATGACCTCAACGCCGGTATTGGTCGGTGCGGGCGACACGCTGCGCAATACTGCCAGCTTGGGTAACCAGCTCAGTATTGAGCAAGATCACCTGAGTTTGGGCTATGCGCTGACGTATCTGGTCGGTCTGGTCAGCCTCATTTTTGGCGCACGCTACCTGCCCAAACTCCAGCATCAGGATTTACCCACCAGCGCTCAGCAAATTGCACGTGAGCGCGGATTAGACCCAGACAGCCAGAGAAAAGTCTATCTGCCAGTGATTCGCGCCTATCGCGTCGGGCCGGAGCTGGTTGATTGGGCGGACGGCAAGAATTTGCGCGAGCTGGGGATCTATCGACAAACCGGTTGCTACATCGAACGCATCCGACGTAACGGGATTTTGGCCAACCCTGATGGTGATGCCGTCTTACAAATCGGCGATGAGATTGCGCTGGTCGGCTATCCCGATGCCCATTCCCGTCTGAATTCCAATTTCCGCGATGGCAAGGAGGTTTTCGACCGCGATTTGCTGGACATGCGCATCGTGACGGAAGAAGTCGTCGTCAAGAATCACAATGCTGTGGGCAAACGTTTGAGCCAATTGAAGCTGACCGATCACGGCTGTTTCCTCAACCGCATTGTTCGTAGCCAGATTGAAATGCCGATTGATGATAACGTCGTCCTGAATAAAGGCGATGTCTTGCAGGTCAGCGGGGATGCCAGACGGGTAAAAAGCATTGCCGATAGAATCGGGTTCATTTCTATTCATAGTCAGGTCACCGATCTGCTCGCCTTCTGCGCCTTTTTTGTCATCGGCATAATGGTCGGACTGATTACCATCCAATTCAGCAACTTCACCTTTGGTATCGGTAACGCAGCTGGGTTGCTGTTCGCCGGTATCATGCTGGGGTTCCTGCGTGCCAACCACCCGACTTTCGGCTACATTCCACAAGGCGCGCTTAACATGGTCAAAGAATTCGGCCTGATGGTCTTTATGGCTGGCGTTGGCCTAAGTGCAGGTAGCACCATCAACAGTAGTCTGGGAGAAGTCGGTATCCAGATGCTGGCTTCAGGGCTGATTGTTAGTCTGCTGCCAGTAGTGATTTGTTTTCTGTTTGGTGCGTATGTGCTGAAAATGAACCGTGCGCTGCTGTTTGGTGCCATGATGGGTGCACGAACTTGCGCACCTGCAATGGAAATTATCAGCGATACGGCACGCAGTAACATCCCTGCGCTCGGTTATGCGGGTACCTATGCTATCGCTAACGTGCTACTCACCTTAGCGGGTTCACTTATCGTGGTTATTTGGCCTGAGCTGCCCGGCTGA
- a CDS encoding inner membrane protein YbjM, with protein MARNKGWVGATCCFLLFTVVFLSQKIEVSEVAVGDGLRGSPGMLLFLLPGMVACFLSARGRLLYPLFGALAAMPVCLLALHLWNTPMRSFWQELAYVMSAVFWCVLGAMGVLCLRSLYRRYLR; from the coding sequence ATGGCAAGAAATAAAGGTTGGGTCGGTGCGACCTGCTGTTTTTTATTGTTCACCGTCGTGTTTCTGAGTCAAAAAATTGAGGTATCAGAGGTTGCGGTGGGGGATGGGTTGCGCGGTAGTCCGGGGATGCTGCTTTTTCTGCTGCCCGGTATGGTGGCCTGCTTCCTTTCTGCGCGTGGTCGCCTGCTTTACCCGCTGTTTGGCGCGCTGGCGGCGATGCCCGTGTGCTTGCTGGCGCTCCACTTGTGGAATACGCCTATGCGCTCTTTCTGGCAAGAGTTGGCCTACGTAATGAGTGCGGTCTTTTGGTGTGTGCTGGGTGCCATGGGCGTGTTGTGTTTGCGCAGTCTGTATCGACGCTATCTTCGTTGA
- a CDS encoding GrxA family glutaredoxin codes for MFAVIFGRPACPYCVRAKELAEKLTEQRDDFSFRYVDIHAEGISKEDLSKTVGKPVETVPQIFLDEKHIGGCTDFEAYAKEHLALFQS; via the coding sequence ATGTTCGCTGTAATTTTCGGGCGCCCAGCTTGCCCTTACTGTGTACGTGCGAAAGAACTGGCAGAGAAACTGACCGAGCAACGTGATGACTTCAGCTTCCGCTATGTAGACATCCACGCAGAAGGCATCTCGAAAGAAGATTTGTCCAAGACGGTAGGAAAGCCGGTTGAAACCGTACCGCAGATTTTCCTGGATGAAAAACACATCGGCGGCTGTACTGATTTTGAAGCCTATGCCAAAGAGCACCTGGCCCTGTTCCAGTCATAA
- the nfsA gene encoding oxygen-insensitive NADPH nitroreductase yields the protein MTPTIDLLQRHRSIRAFTSQAITDEQRHAIITSAQSASSSSFLQCSSIIRITDPAVRETLVHYTGEQGYVAQAAEFWVFCADFHRHVEIFPQAETGLAEQLLIGCVDTAIMAQNALVAAESLGLGGVFIGGIRNRIADVTQLLQLPTRVLPLFGLCLGHPDAEPMLKPRMPTAMLLHENVYQPLDRDVLAQYDQQMVEYYLERTGSRRESWSEHLERTLKKELRPFMLDYLHQQGWAIR from the coding sequence GTGACACCAACGATTGATTTGTTACAGCGCCACCGTTCTATTCGCGCATTTACGTCTCAAGCCATAACGGATGAGCAGCGCCACGCCATCATTACCTCCGCACAAAGTGCATCCAGCTCGAGCTTTTTACAATGCAGCTCAATTATCCGTATTACCGATCCTGCCGTGCGGGAAACGCTCGTTCACTATACTGGCGAACAAGGCTATGTGGCACAGGCGGCTGAATTTTGGGTCTTTTGTGCCGATTTCCACCGGCATGTGGAGATCTTCCCACAGGCAGAAACTGGGCTGGCGGAGCAATTGCTGATTGGCTGCGTCGATACCGCTATCATGGCGCAGAATGCGCTGGTTGCCGCCGAGTCGTTGGGATTGGGCGGCGTATTTATCGGTGGGATCCGCAATCGAATTGCTGACGTGACGCAGTTATTGCAATTGCCAACGCGGGTTCTGCCGTTGTTTGGTCTGTGTCTGGGGCACCCGGACGCGGAACCGATGCTGAAACCGCGCATGCCAACCGCTATGCTGTTGCATGAAAATGTTTATCAGCCGCTTGACCGTGATGTGCTGGCGCAATACGACCAGCAAATGGTGGAATATTATCTGGAACGTACAGGTAGCCGCCGTGAAAGCTGGAGCGAGCATTTGGAACGGACGCTGAAAAAAGAGTTACGTCCATTCATGCTGGACTACTTACATCAACAAGGATGGGCGATACGCTAG